The Herpetosiphonaceae bacterium genome window below encodes:
- a CDS encoding sugar ABC transporter substrate-binding protein, translating into MSGFIVRSLRLCSLLVVVALVLAACGAPTTTTPATGTAEPSTAASPATTAEASASPATAETATGGSSPRGQGIRVTTTNAPDENNPSDIARHKQLLEEFKKVRPDVEIEAHQGGFDKEAFTAKFAAGTMEDTYLVPFTEPQELIARGQAADITDLIKGWENFDSFNPEVLRIVQDQQGRIYGVPVGGYALGLLYNRKLFQEAGLDPNKPPTTWDEVREYAKKLTDPSKGRAGFAELSKGNQGGWHFTAWKYSFGGDLVQQKDGKWTATFNDENGVKALQTLKDMRWTDKSMTEQQLLTVGDVLPLLANEQVAMAVMAPDALRDMKNKFQAKIEDFGMAPLPQGGGNGTLAGGAAWLFNPKSSPEVLQAAFDWTVNRDFNLTAFEADLKSRQERGDLVGFPELPLFTGEFEQQRQAIVAKYANAPVENYKPYMEAKIQLRTEPPVKTQELYAVIDTAMQAVLTDQNADPKQVLDEAAQQFQTQVLDQIK; encoded by the coding sequence GTTTCATAGTCCGAAGCCTACGCCTTTGCTCACTGCTGGTCGTCGTCGCGCTGGTTTTAGCGGCGTGCGGCGCGCCCACAACCACTACACCGGCCACCGGCACCGCCGAGCCATCCACCGCAGCATCGCCTGCGACGACCGCCGAGGCATCGGCCTCACCGGCTACCGCAGAAACAGCGACCGGCGGCTCGTCGCCGCGCGGCCAGGGGATCAGAGTCACCACTACCAACGCACCCGACGAGAACAACCCATCCGACATCGCGCGGCACAAACAACTGCTGGAAGAGTTCAAGAAGGTGCGGCCCGATGTCGAGATCGAGGCGCATCAGGGCGGCTTCGACAAGGAAGCCTTCACCGCGAAGTTCGCCGCCGGGACGATGGAGGATACCTATCTGGTGCCCTTCACTGAGCCGCAGGAGCTGATCGCGCGCGGCCAGGCCGCCGACATCACCGACCTGATCAAGGGCTGGGAGAACTTCGACAGCTTCAATCCTGAGGTGCTGCGCATCGTCCAGGACCAGCAGGGCCGCATCTATGGCGTGCCAGTCGGCGGCTACGCGCTGGGCCTGCTCTACAATCGCAAGCTCTTCCAGGAGGCCGGTCTTGATCCGAACAAGCCGCCGACAACCTGGGACGAGGTGCGCGAGTACGCCAAGAAGCTGACCGATCCGAGCAAGGGCCGCGCGGGCTTTGCCGAGCTGAGCAAGGGCAACCAGGGCGGCTGGCACTTCACCGCGTGGAAATATAGCTTCGGCGGCGATCTGGTGCAGCAGAAGGACGGCAAGTGGACGGCAACCTTCAACGACGAGAACGGCGTGAAGGCGCTTCAGACGCTCAAAGACATGCGCTGGACCGACAAGTCGATGACCGAGCAGCAACTCCTGACCGTCGGCGATGTGCTGCCGCTGCTGGCGAACGAGCAGGTGGCGATGGCGGTGATGGCGCCCGACGCGCTGCGCGACATGAAGAATAAGTTCCAGGCCAAGATCGAAGATTTCGGCATGGCTCCGCTGCCCCAGGGCGGCGGCAACGGCACGCTGGCGGGCGGCGCGGCCTGGCTCTTCAATCCCAAGTCGTCCCCTGAGGTGCTCCAGGCCGCCTTCGACTGGACCGTCAACCGCGACTTCAACCTGACCGCGTTCGAGGCCGATCTCAAGAGCCGCCAGGAGCGCGGCGATCTCGTGGGCTTCCCCGAACTGCCGCTCTTCACGGGCGAGTTCGAGCAGCAGCGCCAGGCGATCGTCGCCAAGTACGCCAACGCGCCGGTCGAGAACTACAAGCCGTACATGGAGGCCAAGATCCAGCTACGGACCGAGCCGCCGGTCAAGACGCAGGAGCTCTACGCCGTGATCGACACCGCGATGCAGGCTGT